In one window of Henckelia pumila isolate YLH828 chromosome 1, ASM3356847v2, whole genome shotgun sequence DNA:
- the LOC140881976 gene encoding uncharacterized protein isoform X2 codes for MERRDVVFDEDASWNWSEKNEETRVQIPVENNTSTINDTVGSLSHWSPPSSPSNSRSNSSSSLQESSDETPPIKVAERYKRHNQSLDCGDLCSFGHSSSHEISC; via the exons ATGGAAAG GAGAGATGTAGTTTTTGATGAAGATGCGAGCTGGAATTGGAGTGAAAAAAATGAAGAGACTCGAGTTCAGATTCCAGTAGAGAACAATACTTCAACAATTAATGATACTGTTGGATCACTTTCCCATTGGTCACCACCTTCTTCaccatcaaattcaagaagtaaCAGTTCATCTTCCTTGCAAGAATCTTCTGATGAAACACCTCCCATAAAG GTTGCGGAGCGCTACAAGAGACACAACCAAAGTTTGGATTGTGGAGACCTATGCTCTTTTGGTCACTCAAGCTCTCACGAAATCAGCTGTTAG
- the LOC140881976 gene encoding uncharacterized protein isoform X1 yields MRHGKVENRRRDVVFDEDASWNWSEKNEETRVQIPVENNTSTINDTVGSLSHWSPPSSPSNSRSNSSSSLQESSDETPPIKVAERYKRHNQSLDCGDLCSFGHSSSHEISC; encoded by the exons ATGAGGCATGGAAAGGTAGAAAACCGTCG GAGAGATGTAGTTTTTGATGAAGATGCGAGCTGGAATTGGAGTGAAAAAAATGAAGAGACTCGAGTTCAGATTCCAGTAGAGAACAATACTTCAACAATTAATGATACTGTTGGATCACTTTCCCATTGGTCACCACCTTCTTCaccatcaaattcaagaagtaaCAGTTCATCTTCCTTGCAAGAATCTTCTGATGAAACACCTCCCATAAAG GTTGCGGAGCGCTACAAGAGACACAACCAAAGTTTGGATTGTGGAGACCTATGCTCTTTTGGTCACTCAAGCTCTCACGAAATCAGCTGTTAG
- the LOC140881969 gene encoding DELLA protein GAI1-like encodes MSIQMIIELAAEKFIHSTSKNMYGTSILSHPYASLIMSGHSEEVQLIQDLLSCAEQVRNNMYQRATKILHTCHRMSSCTGTPVQRLVFYFTEALYEKIDRETGSITTKGLGNKCVDPLEMLKCTDSVLISFHKKLPISQITKFVGVQAIVDHVEESSKVHIIDLEIRCGIQCTILMQALVERSKSPISSLKITAMGSESNKTVLLETGRRLAGFAQSLNLNFCFKVVVVADMLDLRENLFDLDDDEAVAVYAPYTLTSMIGRTERLEHVMKVIRKLDPCVMILIEMEANCNSPNFVDRFVEALFFFGAFFDTIADCMKNEEKNRREAESTCFRASIRNVLGAEGGERKVRHVSIDVWRAYLERFGLVETELSMSCMYQAKLVLESFRCGSNCELEMNGKCLTMSWKGTPLTSLSAWKFQRAGEMSNL; translated from the coding sequence ATGTCTATTCAGATGATCATCGAATTAGCTGCAGAAAAATTCATCCACTCAACATCTAAGAATATGTACGGGACCTCAATTCTTAGCCATCCGTATGCTAGTTTAATAATGTCAGGCCATTCTGAAGAAGTTCAACTAATCCAGGATCTGCTGTCTTGTGCTGAGCAAGTAAGGAACAACATGTACCAGCGTGCAACCAAGATCTTGCACACATGTCACAGAATGAGTTCTTGTACAGGAACTCCTGTTCAAAGACTAGTGTTTTATTTCACTGAAGCTTTATATGAGAAGATTGACAGGGAAACTGGAAGTATAACAACCAAGGGTTTGGGGAACAAGTGTGTAGATCCTTTAGAGATGTTGAAGTGTACGGACTCGGTGTTGATTTCGTTCCACAAGAAGCTTCCTATATCCCAAATTACCAAATTTGTTGGCGTACAAGCCATAGTAGATCACGTGGAGGAATCGAGTAAGGTCCACATCATTGATCTTGAGATCAGGTGTGGCATACAATGCACGATTTTGATGCAGGCTCTTGTGGAGCGAAGTAAAAGTCCCATCAGTAGTCTCAAGATCACTGCCATGGGTAGTGAATCAAATAAAACAGTTTTGCTGGAGACTGGTAGACGACTTGCTGGCTTTGCTCAGTCCTTGAACTTGAACTTTTGTTTCAAAGTAGTTGTGGTAGCAGATATGTTGGATCTTAGGGAAAATTTGTTTGATCTGGATGATGATGAAGCCGTGGCTGTGTATGCTCCCTACACGTTAACGAGTATGATTGGACGAACTGAGAGGCTGGAACATGTGATGAAAGTTATAAGAAAGTTGGATCCGTGTGTTATGATATTGATTGAGATGGAGGCAAATTGCAACTCTCCGAATTTTGTAGACCGGTTTGTCGAAGCCCTCTTCTTCTTCGGTGCATTTTTTGACACAATAGCAGATTGTATGAAGAATGAAGAGAAAAACAGAAGGGAGGCGGAATCAACATGTTTTAGGGCATCTATAAGAAATGTTTTGGGTGCTGAAGGAGGGGAGAGGAAGGTCCGGCACGTGAGTATAGATGTGTGGAGGGCATATTTGGAACGTTTTGGATTAGTAGAGACTGAGCTTAGCATGTCATGTATGTATCAAGCAAAGCTGGTGCTGGAGAGCTTTAGGTGTGGGAGCAACTGTGAGTTGGAGATGAATGGTAAATGCTTAACAATGAGCTGGAAGGGGACGCCGCTCACTTCCCTTTCTGCATGGAAGTTCCAAAGAGCAGGAGAAATGTCCAACCTTTAG
- the LOC140881962 gene encoding serine carboxypeptidase-like 50 codes for MDNLLSLLKLLLLLLICSASALALFPKESLPTKSGYLTVNSKTGSAIFYTFYEAQNASLSLSESQTVPILIWLQGGPGCSSMLANFFELGPWLLHQDLSLYSNPNSWNTIFGLLFLDNPIGTGFSIAASPQEIPRNQYDVAKHLFTAIQTFIALDKSFQTRPIYLTGESYAGKYLPALGSYIIKMNNAHLPRLNLRGVSIGNGLTDPEIQVQNHAVVSYNLGLINEKQMIFLKKLQSEAVGFVKIGEWNEAANARTKVLNTLTNMTGLATLYDFRRLTPYPNRVVVKFLNNADVKKALGVKESMVFELCSAAVADALHDDVMKSVKPMFEFLIKNTRVLLYQGQCDLRDGVVSTSDWVKTIKWEEMGKFLDVERKIWRVDGNLAGYVQKWKNLSNVVVLNAGHLVPTDQPLNSQVMIQDWLLERGLFAP; via the coding sequence ATGGATAATTTATTGTCATTGTTGAAACTCCTCTTGCTCCTCCTCATTTGTTCGGCTTCGGCTTTGGCTTTGTTCCCCAAAGAATCCCTCCCAACCAAATCAGGCTATCTCACAGTCAACTCCAAAACTGGTTCTGCTATTTTCTACACTTTCTATGAAGCTCAAAACGCCTCGCTATCGCTTTCTGAATCTCAAACAGTACCCATTCTCATCTGGCTTCAAGGTGGCCCCGGATGCTCCTCCATGCTAGCTAACTTTTTCGAACTCGGCCCATGGCTTCTCCACCAAGATCTTTCTCTTTACTCCAATCCAAATTCTTGGAataccatttttggactcctTTTTCTTGACAATCCAATCGGCACTGGCTTTAGCATTGCTGCTTCCCCTCAAGAAATTCCTAGAAACCAATATGATGTAGCTAAACACCTCTTCACTGCAATACAAACGTTTATTGCCTTGGACAAATCATTTCAAACTCGCCCAATTTACTTGACCGGCGAGAGTTATGCTGGCAAATACCTCCCAGCACTTGGATCTTACATTATAAAAATGAATAATGCCCATTTGCCCAGGCTCAATTTGCGTGGCGTTTCCATAGGAAATGGATTGACTGATCCAGAGATTCAAGTACAAAATCATGCTGTCGTCTCTTACAATCTGGGTCTGATCAATGAAAAGCAAATGATTTTCTTAAAGAAACTTCAGTCGGAGGCCGTTGGATTTGTCAAAATTGGTGAGTGGAATGAGGCTGCAAATGCAAGAACTAAGGTGTTGAATACATTGACAAACATGACTGGCTTAGCCACTTTGTACGACTTCAGAAGGCTAACCCCTTACCCAAATCGTGTTGTGGTCAAGTTCTTGAACAACGCCGACGTCAAAAAGGCATTGGGAGTGAAAGAATCAATGGTTTTCGAGCTTTGCAGTGCAGCTGTGGCGGATGCGTTGCACGATGATGTGATGAAGAGTGTGAAGCCTATGTTCGAGTTCTTGATCAAGAACACAAGAGTGCTGTTGTATCAAGGGCAGTGTGACTTAAGAGATGGTGTGGTGTCAACTTCGGATTGGGTGAAGACAATAAAATGGGAAGAAATGGGTAAGTTCTTGGATGTGGAAAGGAAGATTTGGAGGGTGGATGGGAATTTAGCAGGATATGTGCAGAAATGGAAGAATTTGAGTAATGTTGTAGTACTGAATGCTGGGCATCTTGTGCCTACTGATCAGCCCTTGAATTCTCAAGTTATGATACAAGATTGGCTGTTGGAAAGGGGACTGTTTGCTCCTTGA
- the LOC140864219 gene encoding uncharacterized protein isoform X2: protein MGAQEKSPNSSSSMQRVKVYRLNEDGKWDDQGTGHVTVDYLESEDLGLFVIDEEDSETLLLHRISSDDIYHKQEDTIISWRDPEFSTELALSFQETTGCSYIWDHICSAQRNMHFSSLTDETYHNVDRKLREMPSVELSSLPLILKTVVESGIADQIHVTELILHDQDFFRKLMDLFRMCEDVENIDGLRLIFKIIRGIILLNSPQIFERIFGDELIMDIIGCFEYDPEVPRVQHRKFLEEHVVFKEAIPIKDPVVRSKIHQTYRVSYLKDVIWPRALDEAIIANFNSIIHSNNAIVVSLLKDDNTFIKELFSKLKSPATEMETKKTLVHFLHEFCTLSKSLQMVHQLRLFRDLVSEGIFDVVADVLQSEDKKLVLTGTDILILFLNQDPNILRGYVSQQEGVLFGLLVKNMLTDFGDDMHCQFVEILRSLLDSYTSGSQRDTIVEIFYEKHLAQIIDAITSSCPPNSSGEISSKHTGSDGGPRNQSHVKPEILLSICDLLCFCVLHHPYRIKCSFLLNNVIDKILYLTRRREKYLIIAAVRFVRTLISRNDEHLMNHFVKNNLFKPIVDAFVANGDRYNLLNSSVLELFEYIRKENLKILLRYLVDTFWDELAKFEGLSSIQALKVKYEQSLESVGTSSTGNLLDQRKRTDERALEKEEEDYFNEGSDEEDSASAQMTIAERSQVQFSVAANGSALGHPSPRRSGGLVDYDDDEDEEEYRPPSRKMTDESNDDEGVREFPLKRKSVSKEEPEAKRLQRSPKSLKPREGVFAALCSTLSQAVLPSKKTATIAFNISRLDANNSTEPNHEERGYIKSSGNCQNVEVENHTDTEEASSRSFSDSLHDSSDNRQHGDDLSLLKSKSSPEMAVNGS from the exons ATGGGCGCACAAGAGAAATCGCCAAACTCCAGCAGTTCCATGCAG CGTGTTAAAGTATATCGCCTGAATGAGGATGGGAAATGGGATGATCAAGGAACTGGCCACGTCACTGTTGATTATCTGGAG TCAGAAGATCTGGGACTGTTTGTTATTGATGAGGAGGACAGTGAAACATTACTTTTACATCGAATCAGCTCTGATGATATTTATCATAAGCAAGAAG ATACAATCATTTCGTGGAGGGATCCTGAGTTTTCAACTGAATTGGCTCTAAGCTTCCAAGAGACTACTGGTTGCTCGTATATATG GGACCATATATGTAGTGCACAAAGGAATATGCACTTTAGCTCACTTACTG ATGAAACATACCACAACGTCGACCGCAAGTTGAGGGAGATGCCTTCAGTTGAGCTGTCCTCTCTTCCTTTGATACTTAAG ACAGTGGTTGAGAGTGGCATTGCAGATCAGATTCACGTGACCGAGCTTATATTGCATGAT CAAGATTTTTTTCGGAAGCTGATGGACTTGTTTAGGATGTGTGAAGATGTGGAAAACATAGATGGCCTCCGCTTGATTTTCAAAATTATCAGAGGAATCA TTTTATTGAACAGTCCTCAGATCTTTGAGAGAATATTTGGTGATGAGTTGATCATGGATATAATCGGCTGCTTCGAAT ATGATCCGGAGGTACCTCGTGTTCAACATCGCAAGTTTCTAGAAGAGCATGTGGTATTTAAAGAG GCCATACCTATTAAAGATCCTGTAGTTCGTTCAAAGATTCATCAAACTTACAGAGTTAGTTATCTGAAG GATGTGATTTGGCCTAGAGCTCTGGATGAAGCCATTATTGCTAATTTTAATTCTATTATTCATTCAAATAATGCAATT GTTGTTTCTCTGTTGAAAGATGATAACACTTTCATTAAAGAATTGTTTTCAAAGCTGAAGTCTCCTGCTACTGAAATGGAAACTAAAAAAACTTTG GTACACTTCTTACATGAGTTTTGTACCTTAAGTAAGAGCTTACAAATGGTCCATCAGCTTCGTCTATTTAG GGATCTTGTCAGTGAAGGCATATTTGATGTCGTGGCTGATGTCCTGCAAAGTGAAGACAAGAAGCTTGTATTGACTGG AACAGATATCCTCATTCTTTTCCTAAATCAGGATCCAAATATTCTGCGTGGTTACGTGAGTCAGCAGGAAGGGGTTCTCTTTGGACTTCTT GTGAAAAATATGTTAACAGATTTTGGAGATGATATGCATTGCCAATTTGTTGAGATTCTTCGCAGTCTTTTGGACTCTTATACATCTGGATCGCAG CGAGATACTATTGTGGAAATTTTCTACGAGAAACACTTGGCACAAATAATTGATGCTATAACATCTTCATGCCCTCCAAATAGTTCTGGGGAAATTAGCAGTAAGCACACGGGCTCAGATGGAGGACCCAGGAATCAGAGTCATGTGAAGCCTGAAATACTATTGAGTATATGTGACCTTTTATGCTTCTGTGTTTTGCACCATCCATATAGAATAAA ATGCAGTTTTCTTCTGAATAATGTGATTGATAAGATTTTGTATCTGACAAGAAGAAGAGAAAAGTATCttattattgctgcagttagaTTTGTGAGGACGCTTATTTCACGGAAT GATGAGCATTTGATGAATCACTTTGTGAAGAATAACCTTTTCAAACCAATAGTGGATGCATTTGTTGCTAATGGGGATCGTTACAATCTTCTGAATTCTTCTGTTCTCGAACTATTTGAATATATTAGAAAG GAGAACTTGAAGATATTACTCAGGTATTTAGTTGATACATTTTGGGACGAGTTAGCCAAATTTGAGGGTTTATCTTCAATTCAAGCTCTGAAAGTTAAATATGAGCAG TCTCTAGAAAGTGTGGGTACATCAAGTACTGGCAATCTACTAGACCAAAGAAAGCGAACTGATGAGCGTGCTTTGGAGAAAGAAGAGGAGGATTATTTTAACGAGGGCAG TGATGAAGAAGATTCAGCATCCGCGCAAATGACAATTGCAGAAAGATCCCAAGTTCAATTTTCAGTTGCAGCTAATGGGTCTGCACTTGGCCACCCATCACCCAGGAG GTCTGGTGGACTTGTTGACTAcgatgatgatgaagatgaagagGAATATAGGCCACCATCGCGAAAAATGACAGATGAATCTAATGACGATGAGGGAGTGAGAGAATTCCCCTTGAAACGTAAATCGGTTTCAAAGGAGGAGCCTGAGGCCAAAAGGTTACAACGTTCTCCAAAAAGCTTAAAACCAAGGGAAGGTGTTTTCGCTGCCTTGTGCTCAACCCTTAGTCAGGCAGTACTACCCAGTAAGAAAACAGCAACTATTGCGTTCAACATTTCCCGGTTGGATGCGAACAACTCTACCGAACCAAATCATGAAGAGAGAGGATATATCAAGTCTTCTGGAAATTGTCAAAATGTTGAAGTGGAAAACCACACTGACACGGAAGAAGCTTCTTCTAGAAGCTTCTCTGATAGTTTGCATGATTCGTCTGACAATAGGCAACATGGGGATGACTTGTCTTTGCTAAAATCAAAGTCCTCACCAGAAATGGCTGTGAATGGATCTTGA
- the LOC140864219 gene encoding uncharacterized protein isoform X1, with protein sequence MGAQEKSPNSSSSMQRVKVYRLNEDGKWDDQGTGHVTVDYLEKSEDLGLFVIDEEDSETLLLHRISSDDIYHKQEDTIISWRDPEFSTELALSFQETTGCSYIWDHICSAQRNMHFSSLTDETYHNVDRKLREMPSVELSSLPLILKTVVESGIADQIHVTELILHDQDFFRKLMDLFRMCEDVENIDGLRLIFKIIRGIILLNSPQIFERIFGDELIMDIIGCFEYDPEVPRVQHRKFLEEHVVFKEAIPIKDPVVRSKIHQTYRVSYLKDVIWPRALDEAIIANFNSIIHSNNAIVVSLLKDDNTFIKELFSKLKSPATEMETKKTLVHFLHEFCTLSKSLQMVHQLRLFRDLVSEGIFDVVADVLQSEDKKLVLTGTDILILFLNQDPNILRGYVSQQEGVLFGLLVKNMLTDFGDDMHCQFVEILRSLLDSYTSGSQRDTIVEIFYEKHLAQIIDAITSSCPPNSSGEISSKHTGSDGGPRNQSHVKPEILLSICDLLCFCVLHHPYRIKCSFLLNNVIDKILYLTRRREKYLIIAAVRFVRTLISRNDEHLMNHFVKNNLFKPIVDAFVANGDRYNLLNSSVLELFEYIRKENLKILLRYLVDTFWDELAKFEGLSSIQALKVKYEQSLESVGTSSTGNLLDQRKRTDERALEKEEEDYFNEGSDEEDSASAQMTIAERSQVQFSVAANGSALGHPSPRRSGGLVDYDDDEDEEEYRPPSRKMTDESNDDEGVREFPLKRKSVSKEEPEAKRLQRSPKSLKPREGVFAALCSTLSQAVLPSKKTATIAFNISRLDANNSTEPNHEERGYIKSSGNCQNVEVENHTDTEEASSRSFSDSLHDSSDNRQHGDDLSLLKSKSSPEMAVNGS encoded by the exons ATGGGCGCACAAGAGAAATCGCCAAACTCCAGCAGTTCCATGCAG CGTGTTAAAGTATATCGCCTGAATGAGGATGGGAAATGGGATGATCAAGGAACTGGCCACGTCACTGTTGATTATCTGGAG AAGTCAGAAGATCTGGGACTGTTTGTTATTGATGAGGAGGACAGTGAAACATTACTTTTACATCGAATCAGCTCTGATGATATTTATCATAAGCAAGAAG ATACAATCATTTCGTGGAGGGATCCTGAGTTTTCAACTGAATTGGCTCTAAGCTTCCAAGAGACTACTGGTTGCTCGTATATATG GGACCATATATGTAGTGCACAAAGGAATATGCACTTTAGCTCACTTACTG ATGAAACATACCACAACGTCGACCGCAAGTTGAGGGAGATGCCTTCAGTTGAGCTGTCCTCTCTTCCTTTGATACTTAAG ACAGTGGTTGAGAGTGGCATTGCAGATCAGATTCACGTGACCGAGCTTATATTGCATGAT CAAGATTTTTTTCGGAAGCTGATGGACTTGTTTAGGATGTGTGAAGATGTGGAAAACATAGATGGCCTCCGCTTGATTTTCAAAATTATCAGAGGAATCA TTTTATTGAACAGTCCTCAGATCTTTGAGAGAATATTTGGTGATGAGTTGATCATGGATATAATCGGCTGCTTCGAAT ATGATCCGGAGGTACCTCGTGTTCAACATCGCAAGTTTCTAGAAGAGCATGTGGTATTTAAAGAG GCCATACCTATTAAAGATCCTGTAGTTCGTTCAAAGATTCATCAAACTTACAGAGTTAGTTATCTGAAG GATGTGATTTGGCCTAGAGCTCTGGATGAAGCCATTATTGCTAATTTTAATTCTATTATTCATTCAAATAATGCAATT GTTGTTTCTCTGTTGAAAGATGATAACACTTTCATTAAAGAATTGTTTTCAAAGCTGAAGTCTCCTGCTACTGAAATGGAAACTAAAAAAACTTTG GTACACTTCTTACATGAGTTTTGTACCTTAAGTAAGAGCTTACAAATGGTCCATCAGCTTCGTCTATTTAG GGATCTTGTCAGTGAAGGCATATTTGATGTCGTGGCTGATGTCCTGCAAAGTGAAGACAAGAAGCTTGTATTGACTGG AACAGATATCCTCATTCTTTTCCTAAATCAGGATCCAAATATTCTGCGTGGTTACGTGAGTCAGCAGGAAGGGGTTCTCTTTGGACTTCTT GTGAAAAATATGTTAACAGATTTTGGAGATGATATGCATTGCCAATTTGTTGAGATTCTTCGCAGTCTTTTGGACTCTTATACATCTGGATCGCAG CGAGATACTATTGTGGAAATTTTCTACGAGAAACACTTGGCACAAATAATTGATGCTATAACATCTTCATGCCCTCCAAATAGTTCTGGGGAAATTAGCAGTAAGCACACGGGCTCAGATGGAGGACCCAGGAATCAGAGTCATGTGAAGCCTGAAATACTATTGAGTATATGTGACCTTTTATGCTTCTGTGTTTTGCACCATCCATATAGAATAAA ATGCAGTTTTCTTCTGAATAATGTGATTGATAAGATTTTGTATCTGACAAGAAGAAGAGAAAAGTATCttattattgctgcagttagaTTTGTGAGGACGCTTATTTCACGGAAT GATGAGCATTTGATGAATCACTTTGTGAAGAATAACCTTTTCAAACCAATAGTGGATGCATTTGTTGCTAATGGGGATCGTTACAATCTTCTGAATTCTTCTGTTCTCGAACTATTTGAATATATTAGAAAG GAGAACTTGAAGATATTACTCAGGTATTTAGTTGATACATTTTGGGACGAGTTAGCCAAATTTGAGGGTTTATCTTCAATTCAAGCTCTGAAAGTTAAATATGAGCAG TCTCTAGAAAGTGTGGGTACATCAAGTACTGGCAATCTACTAGACCAAAGAAAGCGAACTGATGAGCGTGCTTTGGAGAAAGAAGAGGAGGATTATTTTAACGAGGGCAG TGATGAAGAAGATTCAGCATCCGCGCAAATGACAATTGCAGAAAGATCCCAAGTTCAATTTTCAGTTGCAGCTAATGGGTCTGCACTTGGCCACCCATCACCCAGGAG GTCTGGTGGACTTGTTGACTAcgatgatgatgaagatgaagagGAATATAGGCCACCATCGCGAAAAATGACAGATGAATCTAATGACGATGAGGGAGTGAGAGAATTCCCCTTGAAACGTAAATCGGTTTCAAAGGAGGAGCCTGAGGCCAAAAGGTTACAACGTTCTCCAAAAAGCTTAAAACCAAGGGAAGGTGTTTTCGCTGCCTTGTGCTCAACCCTTAGTCAGGCAGTACTACCCAGTAAGAAAACAGCAACTATTGCGTTCAACATTTCCCGGTTGGATGCGAACAACTCTACCGAACCAAATCATGAAGAGAGAGGATATATCAAGTCTTCTGGAAATTGTCAAAATGTTGAAGTGGAAAACCACACTGACACGGAAGAAGCTTCTTCTAGAAGCTTCTCTGATAGTTTGCATGATTCGTCTGACAATAGGCAACATGGGGATGACTTGTCTTTGCTAAAATCAAAGTCCTCACCAGAAATGGCTGTGAATGGATCTTGA